From [Clostridium] symbiosum, a single genomic window includes:
- a CDS encoding HAMP domain-containing sensor histidine kinase, whose amino-acid sequence MGKIFTAIEQAVKKHTESLVGKLVFLLFAGMMAGFFFFGALHMTLNAGLAYYFNNSSYLRRREARAVQELQNYITQKELTPYDSQELSKWVKDETVVYLEIYRNNRLLYASENWDDTILYETDTGSYKNKYHSLSFSDGDADIFLLGMYEYQFYTYALIAELLSGFFVSLLVFINGIRRGIQYIQDLRAEIAIMEGGCLERMIPVKGRDELAELAGGLEQLRCSLKENIENETALKQANQKLTTGIAHDLRTPLTALTMYVQILQSGVCKKEEKKQYYLDKIMSKAVQMKVLSDRLFEHSQMKDRKEGREQEEILTLQEAFMDHLSEIAMLLENRGFQIRSDLSWQSVPVIVRMDYLARIMDNICSNLIKYADPGKSVTFRIVCDDSMAGLEITNQIKRQNAQVESTRVGMDNIRHMMKQMNGICQVGMDQESYRIRILFPCPSLNHSESQPADSASSPSMQEKSRQ is encoded by the coding sequence TTGGGTAAAATTTTCACCGCGATTGAACAAGCGGTAAAAAAACATACTGAGAGTCTGGTTGGCAAACTGGTTTTCCTTTTATTTGCAGGAATGATGGCCGGTTTCTTCTTTTTCGGTGCCCTTCATATGACGCTGAATGCCGGGCTGGCTTATTACTTTAATAATTCCTCTTATTTAAGGCGCAGGGAGGCCAGGGCTGTTCAGGAACTGCAAAATTATATTACCCAAAAGGAACTTACCCCTTATGACAGTCAGGAATTGTCTAAATGGGTAAAGGACGAAACTGTCGTATATCTGGAAATTTACCGGAACAACCGGCTTTTATATGCTTCTGAAAACTGGGATGACACAATATTGTACGAAACTGACACCGGTTCTTATAAAAATAAATACCACTCCCTGTCTTTTTCTGACGGGGACGCAGATATCTTTTTGTTAGGCATGTATGAATACCAGTTTTATACCTATGCGCTGATAGCAGAACTATTGTCCGGTTTTTTTGTATCTCTCCTTGTTTTTATAAACGGCATCCGGCGTGGAATCCAATACATCCAGGATTTAAGGGCTGAAATTGCCATTATGGAAGGCGGTTGTCTTGAACGCATGATTCCTGTAAAAGGAAGAGACGAACTTGCGGAACTTGCCGGTGGGCTTGAGCAGCTTCGCTGCTCCCTGAAAGAAAATATAGAGAATGAAACTGCCTTAAAACAGGCCAACCAAAAACTGACCACAGGCATCGCCCATGATCTCCGGACACCGCTTACTGCTCTGACGATGTATGTGCAGATCCTCCAGTCCGGCGTCTGCAAGAAGGAGGAGAAAAAACAGTATTATCTGGACAAAATCATGTCAAAAGCTGTGCAGATGAAAGTTCTTTCCGACAGACTGTTTGAGCACAGCCAGATGAAAGACAGGAAAGAAGGAAGGGAGCAGGAAGAAATCCTTACCTTGCAGGAGGCTTTCATGGATCACCTTTCAGAGATAGCAATGCTCCTGGAAAATCGCGGTTTTCAAATCCGCTCGGATTTGAGCTGGCAATCAGTTCCTGTCATTGTACGCATGGACTATCTTGCAAGGATTATGGATAACATCTGCTCCAACCTGATTAAATATGCAGATCCAGGGAAATCCGTCACCTTCCGAATCGTATGTGACGATTCTATGGCAGGACTGGAAATCACGAACCAAATTAAACGGCAAAATGCTCAGGTTGAAAGCACCCGGGTGGGAATGGATAATATCAGGCACATGATGAAACAAATGAATGGAATCTGTCAGGTGGGTATGGATCAGGAATCCTACAGGATAAGGATTCTATTCCCTTGCCCTTCTCTCAATCATTCCGAATCGCAGCCAGCGGACTCAGCTTCATCGCCCTCAATGCAGGAAAAAAGCCGGCAGTAA
- a CDS encoding response regulator transcription factor, which translates to MVDGSILMIEDDADIREGVRVLLESEGYSVTEAESGNQGLCMLNSETDLVILDIMMPGISGIRTCKEIRKVSNVPILFLTAKAQESDKLLGLMAGGDDYLPKPFSYAELLGRVKALLRRYQVYQGKNTSHPPQNGLWLERKGIRVSTTGNNVQIDGAEVELSEIEYQILRLLIQYPDKIFTTQNLYESVWNEPFFYTSNNTVMVHIRKLRRKIEKNPQHPERICTVWGKGYRIG; encoded by the coding sequence ATGGTTGATGGAAGTATTTTAATGATTGAGGATGATGCGGATATACGTGAAGGTGTACGGGTACTGCTGGAAAGTGAGGGGTATTCCGTCACAGAAGCCGAATCCGGAAATCAGGGTTTATGTATGTTAAATAGTGAGACCGATCTGGTAATACTGGATATCATGATGCCTGGCATCTCTGGAATCCGGACCTGCAAAGAAATACGAAAGGTGTCGAATGTTCCCATTCTTTTTCTGACTGCAAAGGCCCAGGAGTCCGATAAGCTGCTGGGACTCATGGCCGGCGGGGATGATTATCTCCCGAAACCATTTTCCTATGCTGAACTTTTGGGACGGGTGAAAGCACTGCTGAGACGGTATCAGGTCTACCAGGGGAAAAACACGTCTCATCCCCCTCAAAACGGGCTTTGGCTGGAGAGAAAGGGGATTCGTGTCTCCACTACCGGCAATAACGTACAGATTGATGGGGCTGAAGTCGAATTATCCGAGATAGAATATCAGATACTGCGTTTATTGATACAATATCCAGATAAAATCTTTACAACTCAGAATCTCTACGAGAGTGTGTGGAACGAGCCGTTCTTTTACACTTCTAACAACACAGTGATGGTCCACATCCGTAAGCTTCGCCGGAAAATAGAGAAAAACCCACAGCATCCGGAACGGATCTGCACTGTATGGGGAAAGGGGTATCGAATTGGGTAA